From a single Glycine soja cultivar W05 chromosome 19, ASM419377v2, whole genome shotgun sequence genomic region:
- the LOC114400287 gene encoding RNA-binding protein CP33, chloroplastic-like isoform X2, whose amino-acid sequence MALAANATPSLAFASSSLLNHNPQFGAAPKRFVSSSSSSLCLAAGLSSKARAFSFSASAAALDGEELAVEETWKLARPTEVYVCNLPRSCDTEQLLHMFNPHGTVLSAQVCRSAETGESRGSAYVTMASINSARKAIAALDASDFGGREVRVRFSAEMNPKRRNLETMNSSPKRVIYYEGPHKLYVGNLSRSAGPQDLKQLFGRFGIVASVRVLQDLRKGNRRVYAFVSYHSESERDAAMSLNGTEFFGRVLVIREGVERED is encoded by the exons ATGGCATTGGCAGCTAATGCTACTCCCTCTCTGGCCTTCGCTTCTTCCTCCTTACTGAACCACAATCCCCAATTTGGTGCTGCTCCCAAACGAttcgtttcttcttcttcttcttctttgtgccttGCCGCGGGGCTCAGCTCCAAGGCTAGGGCCTTCAGTTTCTCTGCCTCGGCTGCGGCCCTTGACGGAGAAGAACTCGCGGTGGAAGAAACGTGGAAGCTAGCGAGACCAACCGAAGTGTACGTCTGCAACCTTCCACGAAGCTGTGACACGGAGCAACTACTTCATATGTTCAACCCTCACGGAACCGTTCTCTCTGCCCAG GTTTGCCGGAGTGCGGAAACTGGTGAAAGTAGAGGGAGTGCTTATGTCACAATGGCTTCTATTAACTCGGCAAGAAAAGCAATTGCGGCATTGGATGCATCG GATTTTGGTGGGCGTGAAGTGCGGGTTAGATTTTCAGCTGAGATGAATCCCAAGAGAAGGAATCTTGAAACAATGAACTCATCACCCAAGAGAGTTATATACTATGAAGGTCCTCATAAGTTGTATGTTGGCAATCTTTCCAGGAGTGCGGGGCCTCAAGACTTGAAACAACTTTTTGGTAGATTTGGTATTGTAGCTAGTGTAAGGGTGTTGCAAGATTTGAGGAAAGGGAATCGCAGGGTCTATGCGTTTGTCTCTTATCATTCAGAGTCAGAACGTGATGCAGCAATGTCGCTCAATGGAACA GAATTTTTTGGTCGTGTGCTAGTGATTAGAGAGGGTGTAGAGAGAGAGGACTGA
- the LOC114400287 gene encoding RNA-binding protein CP33, chloroplastic-like isoform X1: MALAANATPSLAFASSSLLNHNPQFGAAPKRFVSSSSSSLCLAAGLSSKARAFSFSASAAALDGEELAVEETWKLARPTEVYVCNLPRSCDTEQLLHMFNPHGTVLSAQVYCLFNILLSSVFLFFCLSLVISLFQVCRSAETGESRGSAYVTMASINSARKAIAALDASDFGGREVRVRFSAEMNPKRRNLETMNSSPKRVIYYEGPHKLYVGNLSRSAGPQDLKQLFGRFGIVASVRVLQDLRKGNRRVYAFVSYHSESERDAAMSLNGTEFFGRVLVIREGVERED; the protein is encoded by the exons ATGGCATTGGCAGCTAATGCTACTCCCTCTCTGGCCTTCGCTTCTTCCTCCTTACTGAACCACAATCCCCAATTTGGTGCTGCTCCCAAACGAttcgtttcttcttcttcttcttctttgtgccttGCCGCGGGGCTCAGCTCCAAGGCTAGGGCCTTCAGTTTCTCTGCCTCGGCTGCGGCCCTTGACGGAGAAGAACTCGCGGTGGAAGAAACGTGGAAGCTAGCGAGACCAACCGAAGTGTACGTCTGCAACCTTCCACGAAGCTGTGACACGGAGCAACTACTTCATATGTTCAACCCTCACGGAACCGTTCTCTCTGCCCAGGTTTATTGCTTATTTAACATCCTACTATCTTCTGTTTTCTTGTTCTTTTGTTTATCCCTCGTGATTTCTCTTTTTCAGGTTTGCCGGAGTGCGGAAACTGGTGAAAGTAGAGGGAGTGCTTATGTCACAATGGCTTCTATTAACTCGGCAAGAAAAGCAATTGCGGCATTGGATGCATCG GATTTTGGTGGGCGTGAAGTGCGGGTTAGATTTTCAGCTGAGATGAATCCCAAGAGAAGGAATCTTGAAACAATGAACTCATCACCCAAGAGAGTTATATACTATGAAGGTCCTCATAAGTTGTATGTTGGCAATCTTTCCAGGAGTGCGGGGCCTCAAGACTTGAAACAACTTTTTGGTAGATTTGGTATTGTAGCTAGTGTAAGGGTGTTGCAAGATTTGAGGAAAGGGAATCGCAGGGTCTATGCGTTTGTCTCTTATCATTCAGAGTCAGAACGTGATGCAGCAATGTCGCTCAATGGAACA GAATTTTTTGGTCGTGTGCTAGTGATTAGAGAGGGTGTAGAGAGAGAGGACTGA